GCCCCGTCGATGCGGATCTCGCCCTGATCCGGCGCGATGACGCCGGAGAGAACATTCATCAGGGTCGACTTGCCCGCGCCGTTCTCGCCAAGCAGCGCGTGGATTTCCCCGCTCTTGAGATCGAAATCGACGCCGCGCAGCGCCTGTGCACCGCCAAAGCTCTTGACGATGCCACGCATGGCGAGCAGCGGGGTCTGGGCGCCGGTATTCATTGCGGCCTCCCGCAGGATTCGCGCTCGATGATAACAGCGTCGAGTTGAATGGTGCGCCGCGCCCCTTGCGGAGCGGCAATGCGCTCCATGAGCAGGAAGGCGGCGCGCCGGCCGATCTCCGCGCAGGGCTGCGCGACCAGCGTCAGGCGCGGCTCGAAGCAATCGGCCCATTCGAAGTCGTCGAAGCCGACGACCGAGATGTCTTTCGGCACCCGCAATCCGCGCCTGTGGATCGCTTTCATGATGCCGATCGTCGCGAGATTGTTGCCGCCGACCAGCGCGGTCGGCGGCTGATCGAGATCAAGCAGCCGCTCCGTGGCCTGCATCGCGCTGGTCGTCGTCGCGCTGCCGGTGACGAGAAGGCGTTCGTCGATCACGTCGCCGGCGCCGGCCAGACCCTCGCGATAGCCGGCAATACGCTCGAGCGTGGTCGCGAATCCGGGATTGCCGCCGACATAGCCGATACGGCGATGACCGAGCGCGGCGACCCGCGCGACGAGATTGCGCATCGCCTCGCGGTTGTTGATGCCGACCTGATCGAAGGCGGGATCGGGCATGCGATCGACAAGCACACAGGGCAGCCCGACGTCGCGCAGATAGGCCAGCGCGCGACGCCCGGGATCGGGGCTGGGCGCGAGAATGATGCCGTCGACGCGCCGCTGATGCAGCGCCATGACGACGTCGAGCTCACGGCCCGGGTCATCCTCGGTGTCGGACAGAAACACCATCATGCCGAGGCGCGCGCACTCGGTTTCGATCGCACAGATGATGTCGCTGAAATAGGGATTGGAAATCGAGGAGATGGCGATGCCGACCGAGCGGGTCGAAGCGGCCTTCAGGCTCCGCGCCATGATGTTGGGACGGTAGCTCAAGGAGGTGATCGCCGCTTCCACCGCGCGCGCCGTGTCCGGCGCGACCCGCCGCGTGCCGTTTACGACATGCGAAACGGTCGAGACCGAAACGCCCGCTTTGCGGGCTACATCGGCGATGGTCGCCACGTCCCCTCCCGTGCCTGGATCTTGTTGAGCGATCCAAATTCTCAGGGATTATGGCATACGAAAACGTTTGCGCAATCGTTTTTCTGGCTTTTTATGAAATCGTCCGCGAGGGATGGCCTCCAACCCTTCGCATTGCGTGCGCCCGCGCGACGGCTCAACGGCAGAGCGGTTGAACCTGCCGGCGCTAGCGGCCGGCGTGGTCGTGCTGTTCGCGGTGATGCCGACCGGCGCGAACGCAAAATTGGCGCCCGGTGTTACGATTTTGCCTTTGCACGCGAAGGTAGCTACCCTGCCCTGAGGCGTGTTGGAGGAGGCGGATATGGGACATCGCGAAGACATGCTCGACGTCATCAGAAGCGCTTACGCGGCGCGCGGTCGCGGCGACGCAAACGGCCTCGTGGCAGCTTTTCATCGCGAGGGTGTGTTCACCTTGGTCGGCGACAACAGCGCGCTCGAACTGACCGGAAGCGCTCAGGGGCACCCAACCTTGCAAGCGGCTTTCGGTCAATTCATCGCCAATTTCGAGTTCGTGGAGCGCGATATCCTGGACGAGTTGGTTGACGGGGAACGGGCTGCAGTACGGTCGCGCCTCCTCGTCCGATACGTTCCGACCGGGAAAACCTTCAGCACCGAGGTCCTGGATCTGTTCAGATTTCAGGATGGCAAGATCATTGAGCTGATCGAGTTTGCGGACACTGCGCAGATCAAGGCCGTGATCTCATAGCGCCAACGCTTGCTCAGGCGCATAGGTCGCCAAGCAGTTTTTCCGCTGCCGACAGCTAAAGACGAAACCAAGGCAGGGTGAGATAGACGCAAGCGATCATCGAGAGCGTAGGAATTACCCACACCCAACCCAACCAAACGTATCGCGCCGGGCCTCCGCGGAACGACGCAGCAACAAGGCCAACCATCAATGCCCCGAGTGCGGCCGTCGCAGCCCACCCGTACCAATAAATCGCCGGAGCAAGAAACCCCATCGCAGGGTCGGCCACGTCTCGTGAGTGATGCGTGCCCGCGAGCACGATGCCGAGCGACGGGAAAACGGTGAAGAGAGCAAGGTCCTTGGCAAGTGCGACCACGTAGAGGAAGGCAAACGTGGTCCCGAACGCGAATGCAAAGCGTCTGAATGGGGCTGAGGAGGTCATGAGCCGAAACCCATGATGTTGTTAGCGACGTGACCGGACAGAAAGCCCCACCAAATGATGAAGGCAAGTATCGAGGTGAGCGCCGTGCGCGTCTGAGCAGGTTCGTTGGCAAGCGGCCGTCGCCAGCAAACCCAGTAGGCGGGCAGCAACGCCAACCCGATTGCTGCGAAATGTTCCTTGAGGTCGAAGAAGCCGAGGACATGCCAGTGACCCGCACGCTCTAATTCGGGCCTGACATCCACACGGAAATAAAGGTAAATGATCCCGCCCAGCAGCGTGGAAACGGCATACAGGACTACCACGGCGTTGGCGAACGAGGCCGACGGTATGGAACGAAAGCGGCCAAAGAACGAGCCGGGTCGCGCGTCCGCCGACCCCCATGCCGCTAAAGTCTGGTGTGTTATCGCGCCAAGCAGTGCGACCGCGACCAAGCCGTGAATGATCAGAATAGCTGTCGCCAGAACCTCACTCCCGTAAACACTGGCATCCTGCTCACCTAAAGAGTTCCTCAGTCCCGAATGGCTCTGCCGACCACGGCCGGAAGCGATTGAGGGTGAATTTCGTCTTCTGGCCGGGTTCAACGTCCACCAGCACGTAGTTGTACTCCTCTTGCGGAGGCTGGCCCTTCCAGTAAAGGTCCTGGGGATAGTCAGCGGCCACCTTGATGCTGGTTCGCCCCGGCAGGATTGGGTCTTGTTCTGCGCCCCCACCGCCCAACATCAGATACCTTACGCCATCTACGTCGTAGATTTCCGTGGTGTGGACGTGCCCGTTCAATACGACCACCTCCATGTCCTTGGCATACGACGCAATCACCTTGTGCGGGTTATCGGGAGCCGGGATCGGGCCTAAGCCTGACCGCGCAAACACGGGATAATGGAAGACGATAAACGCCTTCCGAATGCCATTGGCCTTCGCCTCGTCCATCCACTTTTGAAGCTGGGTCATCTGCTCGGCATATTTTGGCCGATCAGCGTCCCACAGCGACGGCGAACGGTAATCGTACTTGCCACTCCAGAGATAGATGAAGCGGGTGCCCTTGAAGTCGAATTTGTAGATGAGGTTTTCCGGCGTGACGCCGAATTTTTTCAGATACGGCACAGCCGAAAGAACGCCCTCAATCTTTGGGTCGGCCCACACCTCATGATTGCCCACACTCATGAAAAAGCGCCCATCCAGACCGGCTGCGCGCATCTCGTCATCGGGCGCGGGTAGCTTCTTCAACATCGTATCATTCACGCGCTTCCAGTATGGGCTGTCACTGACGGTCAAGCCCTGATTGCCCCACCAGACGGCGTCACCGCTATTGACCACGAATTTGGCGCGACCGGATTGAACGTCCTTCACGATTTCACGGGTCACCCATTCGCC
This region of Bradyrhizobium sp. CCGUVB1N3 genomic DNA includes:
- a CDS encoding nuclear transport factor 2 family protein, which encodes MGHREDMLDVIRSAYAARGRGDANGLVAAFHREGVFTLVGDNSALELTGSAQGHPTLQAAFGQFIANFEFVERDILDELVDGERAAVRSRLLVRYVPTGKTFSTEVLDLFRFQDGKIIELIEFADTAQIKAVIS
- a CDS encoding DUF1446 domain-containing protein, producing the protein MTSSAPFRRFAFAFGTTFAFLYVVALAKDLALFTVFPSLGIVLAGTHHSRDVADPAMGFLAPAIYWYGWAATAALGALMVGLVAASFRGGPARYVWLGWVWVIPTLSMIACVYLTLPWFRL
- a CDS encoding LacI family DNA-binding transcriptional regulator, giving the protein MATIADVARKAGVSVSTVSHVVNGTRRVAPDTARAVEAAITSLSYRPNIMARSLKAASTRSVGIAISSISNPYFSDIICAIETECARLGMMVFLSDTEDDPGRELDVVMALHQRRVDGIILAPSPDPGRRALAYLRDVGLPCVLVDRMPDPAFDQVGINNREAMRNLVARVAALGHRRIGYVGGNPGFATTLERIAGYREGLAGAGDVIDERLLVTGSATTTSAMQATERLLDLDQPPTALVGGNNLATIGIMKAIHRRGLRVPKDISVVGFDDFEWADCFEPRLTLVAQPCAEIGRRAAFLLMERIAAPQGARRTIQLDAVIIERESCGRPQ
- a CDS encoding metallophosphoesterase, translated to MPYSRPNDASRRLVLSALATLPAFSVPLIANAQAQTTTAQAPVPTGSGFSFAAVGDTRPMMYLPLKEGQPDLSKFFVEMFGLVMPEKVAEAVVAKDVKMIFDPVTKDLIKVVMPFASKTEVMTLTVDKGWVTEASVEDLKLLPGVHRTMFRLQGGEWVTREIVKDVQSGRAKFVVNSGDAVWWGNQGLTVSDSPYWKRVNDTMLKKLPAPDDEMRAAGLDGRFFMSVGNHEVWADPKIEGVLSAVPYLKKFGVTPENLIYKFDFKGTRFIYLWSGKYDYRSPSLWDADRPKYAEQMTQLQKWMDEAKANGIRKAFIVFHYPVFARSGLGPIPAPDNPHKVIASYAKDMEVVVLNGHVHTTEIYDVDGVRYLMLGGGGAEQDPILPGRTSIKVAADYPQDLYWKGQPPQEEYNYVLVDVEPGQKTKFTLNRFRPWSAEPFGTEELFR